The Coregonus clupeaformis isolate EN_2021a chromosome 26, ASM2061545v1, whole genome shotgun sequence genome window below encodes:
- the LOC121539874 gene encoding complement C1q tumor necrosis factor-related protein 7-like: MWLLVAVAFLCQCVIGQLLEAKVRGAPPHLICSVPGLPGRPGKPGPNGPPGTNGNMGIPGRDGRDGRKGEKGEKGEAGVKGKVGSTGKRGERGDLGPGGKRGPDGESGDGGLPGPPGPLGKKGDKGQRGPQGTAGICRCGSLVPKAAFSVGITSSYPVEKEPIKFNKVLFNEGGHYNPETGKFICAYPGIYYFSYDITLANKHLAIGLVQNGQYRIKTFDANTGNHDVASGSLVMFLNPEDEVWLEIFFKDQNGLFAEAGWSDSLFSGFLLYADTNYLDSLAEDYA; encoded by the exons ATGTGGCTGTTGGTGGCCGTGGCTTTTCTTTGCCAGTGTGTGATTGGTCAGCTGCTGGAGGCCAAGGTAAGAGGAGCTCCACCTCATCTGATCTGCAGTGTTCCGGGGTTGCCGGGGAGACCAGGTAAACCTGGCCCAAACGGGCCTCCAGGGACAAACGGGAATATGGGAATCCCAGGAAGAGACGGAAGAGATGGCaggaagggagagaaaggagagaagggtGAAGCAG GGGTAAAGGGAAAAGTTGGCTCAACAGGTAAACGTGGCGAGCGGGGTGACCTGGGTCCAGGGGGGAAGAGAGGTCCTGATGGAGAAAGCGGAGACGGGGGCCTACCAGGGCCTCCAGGGCCCCTTGGGAAGAAAGGGGACAAGGGCCAGCGAGGACCACAGGGTACGGCAGGCATCTGCCGTTGTGGCAGCCTGGTGCCAAAAGCAGCCTTCTCTGTGGGAATCACCAGCAGTTACCCTGTTGAGAAGGAACCTATCAAGTTCAACAAGGTCCTCTTCAACGAGGGCGGCCACTACAACCCAGAGACGGGCAAGTTCATCTGCGCCTACCCGGGCATCTATTACTTCTCTTATGACATCACCCTGGCTAACAAACATCTGGCCATCGGGCTGGTGCAGAACGGGCAGTACCGCATCAAGACATTTGACGCCAACACAGGGAACCATGACGTGGCCTCCGGGTCGCTTGTGATGTTCCTGAACCCAGAAGACGAGGTGTGGCTGGAGATCTTCTTCAAGGACCAGAACGGCCTGTTTGCAGAAGCAGGGTGGTCTGACAGCCTGTTCTCTGGATTCCTGCTCTATGCAGACACCAACTACCTGGACTCACTAGCAGAGGACTACGCATAG